One window of Synergistaceae bacterium genomic DNA carries:
- a CDS encoding GntR family transcriptional regulator: MKEIDRNNKMTLSDIAYSYIKRAILSLEFKPGSLLVEEELSELLSISRTPIRTALQKLSHEGLVIFGSKSTRVKELSPKSFLEIFDLREALEHLAIRDATIKRKPEDLVKLRALYEEQKWLLNKDKIAGRSFLDIDSEFHFTIAESSYNSLLVKYMTDINQSFIRYLYYTDFQYRTTNVINEHGLILEAIEKQDIETAQKIMEEHLKGVKDSIMIALIQNMSEPLI, encoded by the coding sequence ATGAAAGAAATTGACAGAAATAATAAAATGACTCTCTCAGATATCGCTTATTCCTACATTAAAAGAGCCATACTTTCTCTCGAATTCAAACCAGGCTCATTATTAGTCGAAGAGGAACTTTCTGAACTATTGAGCATTAGTAGAACTCCTATTAGGACTGCCCTACAAAAGCTTAGTCATGAAGGTTTAGTTATATTTGGTAGTAAAAGTACTAGGGTTAAGGAATTATCTCCCAAGTCTTTTTTAGAAATATTCGATTTAAGGGAAGCCCTGGAACATCTTGCTATAAGGGATGCGACAATAAAAAGAAAGCCCGAAGATTTAGTAAAACTAAGAGCGCTCTATGAGGAACAAAAATGGCTTTTAAACAAAGATAAAATTGCAGGAAGAAGTTTCCTTGACATAGACAGTGAGTTCCATTTTACAATAGCAGAAAGCTCTTACAACTCTCTACTTGTAAAATACATGACAGATATAAACCAGTCCTTTATACGCTACCTCTATTATACAGATTTTCAATACAGGACTACAAATGTGATAAATGAACACGGCTTAATACTAGAAGCAATAGAAAAGCAAGATATAGAAACGGCACAAAAAATTATGGAAGAGCATCTTAAAGGAGTAAAAGATTCAATAATGATTGCCCTTATCCAAAATATGAGTGAACCTTTGATTTAA